A DNA window from Hordeum vulgare subsp. vulgare chromosome 1H, MorexV3_pseudomolecules_assembly, whole genome shotgun sequence contains the following coding sequences:
- the LOC123441581 gene encoding pyrophosphate-energized vacuolar membrane proton pump-like gives MGFSAADAVIPACAVIGIAFALWQWFLVAKVKVSAYAPAGNGVHGRPVFRTEDEDGEDARMGGGGGGESDDEEDGGDGPAAVARCAEVQNAISVGANSFLFTQYKYLAAFTVIFAVVIFLFLGSVHRFSTASQPCQYTKGKTCKPALANAVFTTIAFLLGAVTSVVSGFLGMRIATFANARTTLEARRGIGAAFATAFRSGAVMGFLLSSLGLLVLYVAIKLFGLYYHDDWEGLYESITGYGLGGSSMALFGRVGGGIYTKAADVGADLVGKVERNIPEDDPRNPAVIADNVGDNVGDIAGMGSDLFGSYAESTCAALFVASISSFGADHDFAAVCYPLLISSAGLVVCLVTTLFATDFFKVKTVRGVAPALKLQLVISTALMTVAALVVTFAALPAKFTMFDFGEQKQVKNWHVFFCVAIGLWAGLAIGFITEYFTSNAYSPVRDVADSCRTGAATNVIFGLALGYKSVIVPVLAIAVSIYVSFTLASIYGIAIAALGMLSTVATGLAIDAYGPISDNAGGIAEMAGMSRRIRQRTDALDAAGNTTAAIGKGFAIGSAALVSLALFGAFVSRAGVTVINVLSPKVFAGMLAGGMLPYWFSAMTMKSVGSAALKMVEEVRRQFSTIPGLMEGRATPDYASCVRISTDASLREMMPPGALVLLAPLVVGTFFGVHALAGLLAGALVSGVQVAISASNSGGAWDNAKKYIEAGASEHAKSLGPKGSEAHKAAVIGDTIGDPLKDTSGPSLNILIKLMAVESLVFAPFFAAHGGLIIN, from the exons ATGGGCTTCTCCGCGGCCGACGCGGTCATACCGGCGTGCGCCGTGATCGGCATTGCCTTCGCGCTCTGGCAATGGTTCCTTGTCGCCAAGGTGAAGGTGTCCGCCTACGCGCCGGCGGGCAACGGCGTACACGGCCGGCCAGTGTTCCGGACGGAGGACGAGGACGGTGAGGATGCCCGTatgggcggtggcggcggcggcgagagcgacgacgaggaggacggaggCGACGGCCCGGCGGCCGTGGCCAGGTGCGCCGAGGTCCAGAACGCCATCTCAGTCG GAGCAAACTCGTTCCTTTTCACCCAATACAAGTACCTCGCGGCATTCACGGTGATCTTCGCCGTGGTCATCTTCCTCTTCCTGGGGTCCGTGCACCGGTTCAGCACAGCCAGCCAGCCGTGCCAGTACACCAAGGGCAAGACGTGCAAGCCGGCGCTGGCCAACGCAGTGTTCACCACCATAGCCTTCCTCCTGGGCGCCGTCACCTCCGTGGTGTCGGGCTTCCTCGGCATGCGGATTGCCACGTTCGCCAACGCGAGAACCACACTGGAGGCGCGGCGCGGCATCGGCGCGGCCTTCGCTACGGCGTTCCGGTCCGGCGCCGTCATGGGGTTCCTCCTGTCGTCCCTGGGCCTCCTGGTGCTCTACGTTGCCATCAAGCTCTTCGGGCTGTACTACCACGACGACTGGGAGGGCCTGTACGAGTCCATCACCGGCTATGGCCTCGGCGGCTCGTCCATGGCGCTGTTCGGGAGGGTCGGCGGCGGCATCTACACCAAGGCGGCGGACGTCGGCGCCGACCTCGTCGGGAAGGTGGAGCGGAACATCCCCGAGGACGACCCGAGGAACCCCGCGGTGATCGCAGACAATGTGGGCGACAACGTCGGCGACATCGCCGGGATGGGCTCCGACCTGTTCGGGTCCTACGCCGAATCCACCTGCGCGGCGCTGTTCGTGGCATCCATCTCGTCGTTCGGCGCCGACCACGACTTTGCGGCGGTGTGCTACCCCCTGCTGATAAGCTCGGCTGGGCTTGTGGTCTGCCTGGTCACCACGCTCTTCGCCACCGATTTCTTCAAGGTCAAGACCGTCCGCGGGGTCGCGCCAGCGCTGAAGCTTCAGCTCGTCATCTCCACCGCGCTGATGACCGTCGCAGCCCTCGTCGTCACCTTCGCCGCGCTCCCGGCCAAGTTCACCATGTTCGATTTCGGGGAGCAGAAGCAGGTCAAGAACTG GCACGTGTTCTTCTGCGTCGCCATTGGGTTATGGGCAGGTCTGGCCATCGGCTTCATCACGGAGTACTTCACCAGTAATGCTTACAG CCCTGTTCGGGACGTGGCCGACTCTTGCAGGACCGGCGCGGCGACAAACGTCATCTTCGGGCTGGCGCTCGGCTACAAATCCGTGATCGTGCCCGTGTTAGCCATCGCCGTGTCAATCTACGTGAGCTTCACTCTGGCATCAATCTACGGCATCGCCATCGCCGCGCTCGGGATGCTCAGCACAGTGGCCACCGGGCTGGCCATCGACGCCTACGGCCCGATCAGTGACAACGCGGGAGGCATCGCAGAGATGGCCGGCATGAGCCGCAGGATCCGGCAACGAACCGACGCCCTGGATGCCGCGGGGAACACCACCGCGGCGATCGGCAAGGGGTTCGCCATCGGCTCGGCGGCGCTGGTGTCGCTGGCGCTGTTCGGCGCGTTCGTGAGCCGCGCGGGCGTCACGGTGATCAACGTGCTGAGCCCCAAGGTGTTCGCGGGGATGCTCGCCGGCGGGATGCTCCCCTACTGGTTCTCGGCGATGACGATGAAGAGCGTGGGCAGCGCCGCGCTGAAGATGgtggaggaggtgcggcggcagTTCAGCACCATCCCGGGGCTGATGGAGGGGCGCGCGACGCCGGACTACGCCAGCTGCGTGAGGATATCGACGGACGCGTCCCTGAGGGAGATGATGCCCCCGGGGGCGCTGGTGCTGCTGGCGCCGCTCGTCGTTGGCACTTTCTTCGGCGTCCACGCGCTCGCCGGCCTGCTCGCTGGCGCGCTCGTCtccggcgtgcaggtggccatatCGGCTTCCAACAGCGGGGGAGCCTGGGACAACGCCAAGAAGTACATCGAGGCGGGTGCGTCGGAGCACGCCAAGTCCCTGGGTCCCAAGGGCTCGGAGGCGCACAAGGCCGCCGTGATCGGTGACACCATCGGGGACCCGCTCAAGGATACGTCTGGCCCGTCGCTCAACATCCTCATCAAGCTCATGGCCGTCGAGTCCCTCGTCTTCGCGCCATTCTTCGCGGCGCATGGAGGCCTCATAATCAACTGA